AACTGAACACCAAATTGGACGAATACATTCGATACATAGAAGAAACCATAACTTTGTTGCAAACGTTGTGACCTGAGATCAATGGGAACCATAAAAAAAAGGCGAATCGTAAGGATAAAGATAGCCGATAAGTCTTACGAAGTCTGGGCTGATTCAGATGAAGATGAGTCTTTTATGAGAGAAGCCGCCAAAAAAGTTGATGCACAGGTAGAACTTCGAATGAAAGGAGAAGCGGATATTCAGAAGGTTTTGGCAATGGTTTGCCTCGACTCAATGGTAGCTCGCTTAAAAGGAGATAACGATTTAGAAGTCATACAGTC
Above is a window of Runella slithyformis DSM 19594 DNA encoding:
- the zapA gene encoding cell division protein ZapA, producing MGTIKKRRIVRIKIADKSYEVWADSDEDESFMREAAKKVDAQVELRMKGEADIQKVLAMVCLDSMVARLKGDNDLEVIQSTVFKHLDYLQKHFNPSGQN